The genomic DNA cactcatacagtaAACAAATGCTCATACAGTAAACAAACGCTCATACAGTAATCCACTACCAAGCAGAGTATAAAGATGCCTGACCAACTCAAAATaggaccctaggcagatgggttgggcccttgagtcgtggatctgtttcttcctatatgtatctccaattctagggagtttttcctcgccctgttactcatgggctttCTCTAAATGTGTATCAATCTGTGAAGCGCCATGAGAcacgtgtaatgttttggcgctctataagtgaaaataaatttaattaaattaagttaaaattcaattaaaataCAAGTCAAATGCAGCTGTGGACATACTGCTGAAGAGTTCTGATTGAGTTGAGACGATGAATTGACTCATTGAGTTGAgaacatcgtgtgtgtgtgtgtgtgtgtgtgtgtagtgttactTACCCACTGGCCTTCTCTATGGCTTCCTGGGCTTCATGCTTAGACTGCTGCATTCTGAAAATGGCAGAACATCCAGACAAAATGACTCTCTTCATATTCTCTCAAACCCCACTCATGCCTGGCCAAGTACACACTGTTCGCATAATATCTGTTGAAATTCTTCATCTCAGGCAAGTGTGCACTACTTCAAACACATACGAAATAATAACTTCTGCTATCTGTTAGAAAATAGTAATCAATTACTAATGATTGATAAAGTAAAGTTAATCAATACACTATAATAGTGTAATTGTCCTGTGAGTGTGCTAGTCCTCCAGCAGACACTAGtgaccaacttgacacacacctcagaccacACACTagaccaacttgacacacacctcagactggatcacagtaccaatcctcagtacattcatgcataccttatctatagtattctactgctcctttagtcatgttgattgttgatttgctttttaattttcctgtttacattgtttacattgtactgtatgttgtgtgtggtgtcttaagctgctgggaccttgaatttccccttggggatcaataaagtatctatctatctatctatctagtgtgTGCGGGTGAGGAGGACCCACTTCCTGGTCTCGCTGCCCAGGGCCTGCTCCAGGAAGGTGTAGGAGGCCAGGGTGGAGGTGACGGTGGCCGAGAGCTCCGTGCTGCGCCGCTGCAGCTGGTcgcgctcctcctccacctccgccagCTGCTGCCGCAGAACCCCCAtctctgcaggacacacacagtagcTGGGGTTCACTCACACTGGTACAGCGTAATGTTGGGGTTCACACTGGGTACAGCGTAATGTTGGGGTTCACTCACACTGGTACAGCGTAATGTtggggctcacacacactggatacAGCCTAATGTTGGGGCTCACTCACGCTGGGTACAGCCTAATGTTGGGGCTCACTTGAACACTGGGTACAGCGTAATGTTGGGGCTCACTCACGCTGGGTACAGCCTAATGTTGGGGCTCACACTGGGTACAGCGTAATGTTGGGGTTCACTCACACTGGGTACAGCGTAATGTTGGGGTTCACACTGGGTACAGTGTAATGTTGGGGTTCACTCACACTGGGTACAGCCTAATGTTGGGGCTCACTCACACTGGGTACAGCGTAATGTTGGGGCTCACTCACACTGGGTACAGCCTAATGTTGGGGTTCACTCACACTGGGTACAGCCTAATGTTGGGGCTCACTCACACTGGGTACAGCGTAATGTTGGGGTTCACTCACACTGGCTACAGCCTAATGTTGGGGTTCACTCACACTGGCTACAGCCTAATGTTGGGGCTCACTCACACTGGCTACAGCCTAATGTTGGGGTTCACTCACACTGGGTACAGCCTAATGTTGGGGCTCACTCACACTGGGTACAGCCTAATGTTGGGGTTCACTTGAACACTGGAGTAGCTGGGGTATTACTGTTTGATTTTGTTTAtgcaaagcacattgaatgaggtgtatgaaatgcgctatataaataaacttgacttgggGGTTCACTCACACTGGGTACAGACTAAGGTTGGGGCTCACTTGAACAGGTTAGAAGGCTGGGGCTTATTTAGCGTCTTCACACAACACCACTTTTATACAAGGACCATAGTTCAAATTGTCTCAGAGAGCAAACTCATACTTGAATATTGAAAGATGGAGGCAGAATCTGCCCAGGAGTGACACTTAATATCTTATCTTGCAACAACAGCTCATGGACCTCATCATTTTCTATATGGTTTTAACACAAGATGGGATGGGCTTATAAGCAGATGTTCTTACTTTTACAGAGATCTTGACTCTTGCAATCACACTGCTTGTGATAAGCACCACAgctaactttaaaaaaaaaaaaggaatgtaaAGCATGACAGCGGACTAACCTGCACTCAAGATAGTCAACTGAGTGTTCAAATCTCCAATCTGTTGCTCTGCATCCTGGAGACTTGCTTGCTCTTGCTCCAGTTCTTGTTGGATCTGTGTCATGGGCAAAAAAAATCATAACAAAACTCCAAATCAGGACAACAAAATACCGTAACAGTCCAAGACTCCACTGTTTTGAGACCCAGTCTAGTGGCCAAATGAGAGAGCTCTGGGTGGCTATGgtgatgacctctgacctgggcTCTGTCCTCCAGGGCCTGCTGCCGCTCGGCCCGGTCCTGCTCGCTCTGCTCCTGGGCCCTGGAGGCCCTCTggtgcagctgctgcagcaCCGGCCTGCTCCTCCGCAGGAGGGACCGCGCCCTCCCcagctgcacacaaacacacacacacggatcacacacacacacacacacacacacacacacacggatcacacacacacggatcacacacacacgattcacacacacacaggcaactgAACCAGGTTCAAACGGCGTCTGTCTGCTTATTCCCAAACGCTTGGCTCTGGCGCACACAGACCTACCTCCTCCAGCAAACTGGCATGGTCCTCCAGCTTGACCTTCAAAAGCTCCTTGGCCTCGCTGAGAGTCTCCACGTAGTCGTTGTTAAATGCAGCCTGTGGTCAAGAATAACAGTGAGAGGATGAGTACCCGCCACAGGCACCGGAGCCCTGTCCAGTGTGTGTCCACCCCAGCAGCAGAGGTGCAGTTCTCCCTACTGACCTGCAGGGGGCAGGAGCGTCTGAGGGCCTCCAGGAGCTGCTGGTGTGAGCCCACACTCTCCTCCAGCTCGGCCAGCTGAGACGCACAGTGAGCCCGCAGCTGCTCCACCACACTGAAGGCCTGGGGGAGCAAACAAGCAGCCGTCAGCACCACCTTACGCCATGACCATCCCTCCACTGAACTAACCACAACTAGTAGGGGgggattatcaacaaaataGGGCCTAATATAATCGTTACGCGGCGGATAAAAGCACCAAAATTGGTACAGACACTCTTTATGATGCATCTCATCATATCAGAAGGGGTGCCGTGCCCCAAATTCCTGGTTCATTAAGGTCATTTTTTAAgggaaaatccaagatggctgccagaaaCAACCCAAAGATAATAAAACATTCCATAGTTTGGGCATCATGATAAATAACAAGgctatgtatgcatgtatgtattgcTAGAACTGGTTCATCACAGGGTGTCTTAGTCCAATGTAATGATAACGTTAGTGTACAACGCTGTTGGCTGTTGTTTCATCACTATGAGGGGGAAGGCCTGTGTTAATCACTATGAGGGGGAAGGCTGTTGTGTTAGTCACTATGAGGGGAAGGCCTTTGTTAGTCACTATGAGGGGGGAGGCCTGTGTTAATCACTATGCGGGGGAGGCCTGTGTTAATCACTATGAGGGGGAATAGGAGGCCTTTACCGCCTGTTTGTCCTGCTGGGCCTCCTCCATGCTCTGCCTCATGCCATCTCTCTGCTGCAGGCAGTCTCTGGTCTTCTGCTGCATCTTCCTCAGGGTCTCCCGGCACTTCCCATAGAGGGACCTCATCTGGGACACCTGCAAGACAGACAGCGAGTGGTCAAATCCCACAGAAAAGGCCTTGCACATACTaggcgtattcacacctgccttgtttagttcgattaaaacgaactcaagttcgtttcttgcttggttcggacctttttgactggtgtgaatacaatcactctggtgcggaccaaacaagcggaccgagacccagctgaggaagtggtctcggagcggttcctatcgaaccctggtgcggttcgtttatggtgtgaaagcagcccgacctcgatccgacccagttgcagaaatctaccttttttggatttgacgagctcccgtagtttttgcgcattatgggaaatgtaggatagctccgtgacgcacaacagctgtaagcagcagtgagctaacgcttttttggcaacaataatttgattttgcatctcctacctgttccgtcttccgtaggcctgctgttagcatgttggacacacatgagagctcttctcagctgttttgctgcacgtcttcgtcgtttcAAAATTACGTTATTGTTAAACTCatgttgcatcaaacggtcttgacgctcaagcacttatGCAAAGCTGAAACTgtaactatattgctaggataataacgagtacagtacgcaaagtctccatagtatttacgtgggccaactttgattttggcttcctattcttcaccccacctacacgtttaccagccaatggttgaacgaccttagcacatgtgcttttgtttataaattctggaccggttgcaattaatcacagtgtgaaagcgaaccgcactaaaaataaaaaaaggaaaaaaattggtccggaccaaagcaagtgaactaacggaccttcctggtgtgaatacaccctCAGTTATCATCACAGAAAAGGGAGTGGCTGACCTGTCTGGACATCTCCTCCTGATCTGCAGTGACAATGCCACCAATTTCCTTCATGGAGGCCAAAGTGTCCTCAGCATCTGTCTTCACGGCCACCTGTAAAATATGGAACTCAGTGAGCACAACACAAAATAACTTCACACTCACATAAAAACAATTatggatgcaccgatccgactatTTTCAGTATCCTTGTTTTATTACTGTTTAACACTAAGCAGCTTTATATCTTGTTGCAAAGCGTACTCATTGTTTTAATTTAATTGCCCTCTCCATAGAATATTAGCTCTATATTAGGCCTACCAACACACTGCTGATAAATgtcatagaacacacacaatgtaaaaaCAGAAAGAGTTGAGCTGATTGTTCCCATAGTCACCTACACCCAATCGAACTATTTCAGTGTCAGTCAGTGTTGGACTGATCTCTGATATCAGTATCGGAACGGTGCATCTCTAATGTAAATAGATAAATCTAGCATATACAGCTACAATGGAATGTTCTCCCACCATGTTGGAGGACACGGCTTGCATGTTGTGCTGTAGGTTCTGAAGATCCTGTAGATCCTGCTGAAGACTCTTAATCTTGTCCAAGGCGATAACATACAGGTCTTTGTAGGTTTCCATCTGAAATGGTGAATGCAAATTTAAATTAGCCTTCAACATGGTTAAAGGCTATGTGCTCCTAATTTTCACCAAAACAACAGCCATCACAAATCTGCTGAAGGATTATGGGAGATGTAGGCTGCCTGGTCACCTGGCTGAGCTCCGTGTGGTCGGTCTGGATGAGTTGGTTGCGCATGTCCGAGGGTGGTGGGCCGGCGTTGGGGGCCTGGGCCCGGGCAGAGGCCAGCTGCTGCAGCAGAGCCTCCGACATGATGATGTAGGAGGTCAGCCTCTGCTCCAGCTCCGCTCTCGGGAGAGCCTCCAGACAGCCAGGGCTCAGACTGCAGGACAGAGAGGACACAACAAagggttaaaggaatagttcggaattttggacataggacctaatttccaactttaccgaggtgatataggtcggtggagaccgtttttatcgcgtttagccccttccttcagttgcagcgtccccctttgctaacgctggttttgagctaacacatttctaaggtaacatcagtctgacatcaacaacagtcttactcactccaccgcacacccgagacaagtcaattaaatcgtcggactatcgatatacatgtccgtgttgatagaataattttagaaataaaactaaccatgcaactcaatgatttattacattttgagggactagtttctcaatatcaatccgccactgccatacagggaacaaagtaggctattgcaatgcgatgcaaggttcgttttatttctaacatggttctatcaacactaggcatgtgcatcgatagtctgacgttaaaatgtatttgtttcgggtgttctgtggagtgttttcagtggcaggctggaatgttaccgttgacttgcgttatcttggcaccagattagcacgagatgaacgctgcaactcataggaagggcagaaattcacagaaaatggtcttcaccgacctatatcacccagactgagttggaaatgaggtcctatgtccaaaattccgaactattgctttaagagaccgtgagagaggcagagagaagaaacaaacgTATCAAACATGAAACCAGAGCTCCCAAAAGGCGAGGTGTGGTATTATAAAAGCGCTTTATGTGGACAAACTCACTTCCATAGCAGGGAGtctgtggtggtgctggcatCGGACACGGGCACCTCCACCACCGGCTGGACCGACGTGTTCATGCTGCGCTCCACGCACTGCATCGGCGACGTGCACACCGACACGCTGCGCTGCTTGACCGGCGTGGTGGCCGCCTCGGCGTGGTGACgctccaccaccgccgccgccgccgccgccgccgccggccgaGGGGCCATGTTCCCCGACGCCGCCGCGATCAGCAGCTCCGCCATCTGCCTCAGCTGCTCCTGCAGCGGGCCGCACCCCAGCAGCGCGGCCTGGGCGGCCAACGGGTCCAGCGGAGGAGCCGCGCGCACCaccaccgcagcagcagcagcagcagcagccacggGGGCCTCTGGAGCCACAGCCACGGGGGCCTCTGGAGCAGCAGACACGGGGGCCTCTGGAGCAGCAGACACGGGGGCCTCTGGAGCAGCAGACACGGGGGCCTCTGGAGCAGCAGACACGGGGGCCTCTGGAGCAGCAGACACGGGGGCCTCTGGAGCAGCAGACACGGGGGCCTCTGGAGCAGCAGCCACGAGGGCCTCTGGAGCCACAGGCGGGGCCTGGCCGGAGGGGGACGGAGGGACGGACGTGCAGGCGAGGCTGGAGGGCAGGGCGGTGGAGTTGAGCTGCGGCGGCGGCAGGGGGCTGTCCAGAGCGCCGGCCCAGAGCCGGCTGTCCTGCTCGTCGGCCTGAGGGTCCAGCAGGATGCTCCTGCACAGGAAGGAGGCTTTCGGGGTGCAGGGGGCGGAGAGCTGCAGGGGGTGGCCGAACGGAGGCTCCGCGAGCACAGACTGGGGGCTGTCCCGCCGCATCTCCTCCGGCTCGCTCTCAGACGTCTGGAGGGGGTGTCCAGACGAGCCCAGAGCGCTGTCCAGGCCACCGCTGCTCCTCTCTGGTGGTGCATGCTGGGAGCCTGCAGACGATGGCGTCATCTCACTGTCCTCAGGGACAGGCGCAGAGCTCTTTGTGGACACATCATCAGTGCAGCTACTGAGGTCTCGGTCATACGAAAGCACTGCACTGTCCTCTCCGTGCACAGAGGTCATTTTGTCGTCCTCACAAATGACCTGAGCCCCACTGCTCTcttcatcccctctcctctccggaCCGATGAGGATCTCTGACGATGGGTTAGTGACAGGGACATCACTAGCGAAAGGCCTCTGGATTTCAGAGTAAGGATGATCAACATGGCCTTCTCCAGGTAGCACAGCAGCACTGGTCTCTTCTTCAGGTACAGTGACATTGACCGATATTTGACTGTTTTCCAGTATCTTCTCCTCCATGATGGCAGCAGATTGTTCTGATAGTATGGAGGCATCTTCCAAAATCTCAACCTCCCCTCCCGTGCATGTAAAGGATTTGAACGTAATGTCTTCAATCTGTCCATTATTTGAACCTGCATCGGCATTAGTCTCTTCGACTTGAAGCAAGCTCTCTACATGGCTTTTGGAATGCATCTGAAAAACAAGGTCTTCCTCCAATGCTTGCTCTATGGACAGCTCATGGCTCGAGCACACAGCAGGCTCCCTACTCATGCTCTTTTCCACATCACAATACGGATGATCTGCATGTTGGCTGCTGCTAAGCAACACCTCTTCACCTCCATCAAAACTGACTGTGCTCTGGGACAGAGCTTGGCAGTCCTGCACTGTTAGATTCTTGAAAAAAGCTGAAAGCTCAGAGGTTTTGTCAGGGGTACCCAGCACCTCGATCTGTACTCCAGAACAGTCGTACGACTTGAATGTAACGTCACCAACGTCTGTGGTGCCCTGGTGTGTAACAGCAAGATGGGATGTAGACAGGCTGTCTGGGGAGGCAGACATGTCTGTGGCATTCAGAGTGACGGCAGAGACATCGCTGGATGAAATCATGCCTCTCTCTGCCTGATGGTAGGGATGATCAAAATGGGGTTCGTCATCTTGAAAGCTCTGAAAACTTCCCTCTACAAGTTCACCATCAACACATGTGGAATGACTGTTGCTGTCCAGTGGAATGCCCAGAGTGACATCTGCTGCATCTAAAGTATCAGAGAGCTGGATTTCTCCTCCTAAACACACAAACGACTTGTATGTCATGTCTCCTGGGTCGTCCGGAGAGTCGCTGGAAGAGTCAATTTTTGGGGCTACATTTGGAGACTCACAAGGGGTCTTTTGCATCTCGTCAACATGATCCTCAACATATCGTGGCGCAGTGTGGCAACTTGTGATGTGACCCTGTTTGAAATGCATAAACATTGATGCTTAGGCCCTGTGCTCTGGGTGATGCATAATCCTGCAGAATATCAAACAAAACAGATTTGATGCTTTTTGTTACCTTTTTTCCAGGTGTGGTGCTCTCAGGCATGACTGACTTTAACTTGTGGGTCTGTTGCCTGGGGGCAAGTTCATTCTGTACATCTCGGAGGGGTGTCCTCAAAGGCTGATGGAAGAATGATGGAAGACAAAGTATGTGTTGAATAATTAAGCACATCATGATATTACATGCCCCCATCACTGCAAACACACTTCATTTAGCATGGAAAATACCCACTTCAGAGTAagaaggtaaggtaaggtaaggtaaggtacttttatttatatagcgcatttcacgtgcactgagtgcaacccaaagcgctttacacagagacagtgccgaaatggagtggcgtagtcgccagcgtacccatgacaacacaagaAGAAGGGTTGATACGCATCACACAAGAAATAGTTTCTTCAGAATAATGAATACAATCTTACTGCACTGACTCCTTTGACAGGTGATCCTTGTAAGGCGGACATTCTTCGCCGATGCCCAAGCAGAGCCTGAAAACAAGAGCAGGGCTCAGGTGTATGATAACGTTGGCATCAcatccccacacaaacacagccatgaCCACCCTTACTGCCCTGTATGCTCTGTTATAAAGCTATCTCTCCCAATCCAAAATGGCAGAAATTAACTAACAGGTTATAGAAAGATATTGCTTGGAGCTTAAGGTACGGTTACTTGGTTAAGTTAACCCAATGACTATACGAGTTAATTCAACAGTTTTGCTAGTCCCGATGACAGTAACAATGCCTTTTGACTGACGCTAACATCATAACGTTAACGTCGCCTACACATGCCTCGATGACTGTTCAAAATATGATTATGAGTTAGCTAAATTAATCCTCTGGCATTAATGTTAGATTTACTTCACCAGTTTATCACTAGGTGGCTGGCTTATTCTACAGTTAGAAAGTTATATTAACGATAGTTAGCGAGAGCTAACGTTAGTTACCCTATGACAGCTCACTGAAGGATTTGGAATATTTAGTCATTCATTATGGTCTTTATGGTGTGTTTCGTATATACCAAACGTTACTAAGTCAGATGCTAGCAGCTACATAGATTGTGCTTTAAATTGTATGAAATTGCTCACCTTTATGATGAAATTGTTGTAAACTACGTTGTTTGTATTCAACCGCTTGTCCTGTCTATTTCAAACATTGGCACGCCGTAACGCTATTGGTCGAAATCTTTGTTCATTGCTAATCATTGTGAAGACGTTTGCTGTATGATGTCCATGTCGCCCCCTCGTGTTTGGGAGTGAAAAAGTGCCAAAGAGTGgatgtaaaatatatatttaaatatttatttcttaaaaaaaatgttttatcacAATCCCTATAACGACAGGAATAGCTACTAAGTAGTAGTATATTGTAAATTGCTGATCTAGAAAAAAATCTTGCACTTTTCCTGTTTTTATTTAAAGTATTTTATTAAGagtaatgaaaagaaagaaaatgatttATAACCTCACACACTATTATGATTTCATACACGTCAGTTTATCTTAGACCTAACAAGAGCTTatctttatgttttctttttagcGTTTTCCTTCTTCCCAGTAAGTTTTGGGGGTGCTTTGACTTCCCGAGCCAATTTGATATTCTCCAGCAGTGGCATGCTGGGTCGTCTGTAAGCGGCCTGCTGTCGACTCATCATGGGTATCACGGCAACACTAGAGCGTCGGCGGAACTCCCCCTTGCGTTGACTCTCCATCTTCAGGGCGTCATCGATAGCCCCCAGGGACATCTTCCGGCCTCTCTGCCGTCGCTGCCTCAGAGAAGGCTCGAGTACTGAACCCCTTCCCACCCTGGACAGTCTGCGGCGAGGCCTGGTGGGTTTGGGCAGGGGCTGGGCACGAGGGCGGTATGAGGAGCTGAGCTGCTCCTGAAGCAGCTCTGTTAGCTTCCTCACAGACAGCCTACAGTCCTTTACAGGTTGAGGGCACACAGAGCCACTCTCCTCCGACACCTTGCCTTCTCCTTTCTGGCTAGGTATGGCAGGGTTAGAACCACGATTTGGACACAATCCCCGAGCTCTGTGGACCATTTGCTTAGTCGTCCAAAGGTTTGCCGGAAGGGTCTTGTATGGAAGCTTGGCTCTGGACTGTGGCTTCATGTGCTCATCCTCTTTCAACTGTTTGTTGTAAACTAGCTTGTCTGTTTTGCAGTTGCTCAAAGACAGCTCTTTCACAGTGCTTTTAATCGGTTTAACCATCCTCAATTCAGATGTTTTTTCATAACCAAatcttttgaatttttgaagaaCAGCTCTGAGGATGGCATCGTCACCACTCTGAACAGCATACCAGAGAGCATTGTGACCGTCACAATCTGGACGCCTCAGGTCATAGTCTAAGGCCTGAAGCAGGAGCCGTAGGAGTGTATGGCGCTTATAGAGAACGGCAAAGGTGAGGGCAGAGCGGCCACAGCCGTCGCCCAGCCCCACTCTTCCCCCGTGGGCCAGCAGCATGCGGGCCACCCCCAGCGCCCAGGACTCACCGTCATGAAGGCTACAGAGCATCAGCGGAGTGCGTCCTTCTCCATCCCGCTCATTCACACCCACTCCCGACTCAACGAAACGCCTTGCCAGAGCAAAGTCCCCTTTCAGTATCGCCACATGAAGACTCATATTGAAAATCAAAGTGTTCAAGACTCCTGGGGTTACTCTCCGATAGCTCCAGCGGATTTGCTTTACAGAAAAATGCCCGTGCAGATCCCTCAGTGTACTGTTGCTCTCTTGCCCAGGAGGTCTCTAGGAGGAatctgtggggctgttttatgAGCCGTCtcgcccacaaacacacacataccattttAAAAAACTGCAGTGATTTGTTGCTAGCACTGCCGTGGGGAGTGGCGAGAGCCATAAATCTAGACTGTACGTGGTGAGCTCAATTCCACACAACAATGAAAGGCTTACCAATGCTTCACTCTCCTGTCAGCAAAGATAAAGGGGAATTATGTTGACCTCTTAAATCACAGCAGGTGCAGCACACCACCCTTGGCCATTTAAACCGGGGGGTGCATTCAATTTAAACGGCGCTTGGTGTATGGAAAACCTGTGTTCCATGTGTTTCAGGTCACTAGACACAATGGCACACATAGCACCTTAACTAAACAGAGCATGAAATCAAATCTGGTATAAACACGTTTGCAAATCATCTGGATATCAGGCAAGGATaccactgacacaaacacaccggcTTCACAGAAACCTGTTTTTACTTGCATGACACTGCTATAATGTTCTTAgacatcatgtttaaaagtaaaATGAATCTGAAGCACATGATTAAAACTCTAACCAAGTGATACAAATACAGAGCAAATAGTTGAGTAAGGGAACAAAAGGTCACTTTACAGAGTATGTCCATAGTCAGACTAACGTTTCAAAGGCTGAACTCGCAACACCTCTGCAAAACAGTCTCCAAACCAGCATGTGATGTCAGCTGTATCCATGGTGAAGTAGAAAAGGCGGTCCTGGCAACGGGTTCTTCGGTAAACGGAACGAGGGTCTgctgacagaacagctctaatAGCAGCGACTGCCTCATCAGAGTCTTTCAGGAACCTAAATCTGGGCTTCCCCATCACTGGAACACAACCAAGACGGAGAGAGTCAAAGTAAGTACTGCATGGCGCAGGAACAAGCCCACACAGATAAGTGTAGGTGTGAGAGGTTCAAagatgtgaaggagagagattcTGAAAGGATACATTAGGTGGAACACAAGTTCACTGTTCA from Sardina pilchardus chromosome 2, fSarPil1.1, whole genome shotgun sequence includes the following:
- the spag5 gene encoding sperm-associated antigen 5 gives rise to the protein MSALQGSPVKGVSAPLRTPLRDVQNELAPRQQTHKLKSVMPESTTPGKKGHITSCHTAPRYVEDHVDEMQKTPCESPNVAPKIDSSSDSPDDPGDMTYKSFVCLGGEIQLSDTLDAADVTLGIPLDSNSHSTCVDGELVEGSFQSFQDDEPHFDHPYHQAERGMISSSDVSAVTLNATDMSASPDSLSTSHLAVTHQGTTDVGDVTFKSYDCSGVQIEVLGTPDKTSELSAFFKNLTVQDCQALSQSTVSFDGGEEVLLSSSQHADHPYCDVEKSMSREPAVCSSHELSIEQALEEDLVFQMHSKSHVESLLQVEETNADAGSNNGQIEDITFKSFTCTGGEVEILEDASILSEQSAAIMEEKILENSQISVNVTVPEEETSAAVLPGEGHVDHPYSEIQRPFASDVPVTNPSSEILIGPERRGDEESSGAQVICEDDKMTSVHGEDSAVLSYDRDLSSCTDDVSTKSSAPVPEDSEMTPSSAGSQHAPPERSSGGLDSALGSSGHPLQTSESEPEEMRRDSPQSVLAEPPFGHPLQLSAPCTPKASFLCRSILLDPQADEQDSRLWAGALDSPLPPPQLNSTALPSSLACTSVPPSPSGQAPPVAPEALVAAAPEAPVSAAPEAPVSAAPEAPVSAAPEAPVSAAPEAPVSAAPEAPVSAAPEAPVAVAPEAPVAAAAAAAAVVVRAAPPLDPLAAQAALLGCGPLQEQLRQMAELLIAAASGNMAPRPAAAAAAAAVVERHHAEAATTPVKQRSVSVCTSPMQCVERSMNTSVQPVVEVPVSDASTTTDSLLWNLSPGCLEALPRAELEQRLTSYIIMSEALLQQLASARAQAPNAGPPPSDMRNQLIQTDHTELSQMETYKDLYVIALDKIKSLQQDLQDLQNLQHNMQAVSSNMVAVKTDAEDTLASMKEIGGIVTADQEEMSRQVSQMRSLYGKCRETLRKMQQKTRDCLQQRDGMRQSMEEAQQDKQAAFSVVEQLRAHCASQLAELEESVGSHQQLLEALRRSCPLQAAFNNDYVETLSEAKELLKVKLEDHASLLEELGRARSLLRRSRPVLQQLHQRASRAQEQSEQDRAERQQALEDRAQIQQELEQEQASLQDAEQQIGDLNTQLTILSAEMGVLRQQLAEVEEERDQLQRRSTELSATVTSTLASYTFLEQALGSETRKMQQSKHEAQEAIEKASGLEQALEASQRQVLELSEALAQRDGQVSELQAQAETHTAQLRQLPKLEAELSSSKEMNEFLQMENELTREQMSESEGMLRSQLQGLRERNLECEDLKLALSQLRQERDAVQEELCSSTRRARALLQDQGEQLRQATSHVTMLQHQVLCFNSTLEIALATAASEPCTEEEECPEQPASFVDSIMRAMTQEEDEEQERPSYTSEDTEVEDGHADGLSSTRSAFSRVPATTPKKQQDRESSVVQAVAQLSEMFSKLTSTIQQFQQHQDTEQEQLHRAKEGLQEELREEAHRHQQEEQELREQLHRLQTQLEKDATALQQKAQDEKTLNKLCGEMDKNLEQAQKHRAENIELRREGAELRRALQQSQVEAHVLKEELNRAVGQSASSTKAMDERIRLLKEVEKLRQSLAEVEESRSKLMERAKRHQTVHVTNQNKLERELHLLDHMIETVRKTLLSVPHVVKSCAELQKLLEFLG